The genomic stretch TGCCTGCCCAGATACCGCCTTCCTTATCCCGGCAAAATGTATACACGGCATTATCGGAGATAGAGTAGGGGTTGTTATAATCCTTCCGGAGATTGACGGCCTGGCCGGTGCTTTCATTATAGATATAGATGCCGGATTCTGTGGCGATCCAGCATTCGTTTTCTGATTGCCGGATAAAATCCCGGACAAAGATCTCCGGTTCATGGGTGGAATAGCTGAGGATATTCCGGTTGCTGTTGGTGCGGGTATCAAAGATCCGGGCCCCCTGCCGGGAGGTGCCTACCAGGATATTGCCCCTGCCGGCGTCATAGATCTTTTCGATCCAGTTATTGACGGAGTGCCGCGTGGAGTCCAGCACGTTGTAGCCGGTAGCGGAAGGGCCGTATTTCAGGAGGCGGTGAAGGGTACCATCAACCGAAGATACCCAGAGGTCGCCGTTAGCCAGGGCGCAGACGGAAGTGACGCGCAGGTGATGGGGCTGGTCATAGGCTTTGAAAATGCCTGTTGCCGGATGGTAGTAATACAATACCTGCCGGGAGATGAACCACAGTGCGCCCCCGCCATCTTCCTGGATATCTATCACTTCGGTTAGCGGCGCCTGATAAACCCTGCGGAAATTCTCTGCATTGGCATCATAGGCAAAGAGCCCGCGGTCACAGCCTACCCATAAAATATTGCTGCGGGTTTCATACAGGCTGTAGATATAATTGCTGCCAATGCTGTTGGAATCACTGGCTTCATTGCGGAAGACTTTGAAGGAATAGCCATCAAAACGGTTGAGCCCGTCCTTGGTGCCAAACCACAGAAAGCCCTGGTGGTCCTGCAAACTGGAGATCACTGCGTTATTGGAAAGACCGTTCTCCACCTGGTAATGCTTGAAGTAATACGACTGTGCTTTTGCTGTACTTAAGAAGAGAAAAGTAAGCAAAGGGAACAGGAGGACCTTCATATAGCAGGCGGGAAAACGCATAATGACGGGACGAACTTACACTAAAATATTTTACATCGCATGGTTACCCGAAGCTGCACGATTGTTGTGAATGATTGGTAAACAGGCAGTTGCGATTGTTGAGACGAAATGAGGAAAAAATGAGACGATCCGGCATTGCCTATGCAGTGGAAAGTGCCAATTTCGATCCTGAAATTTGGTATACATACCAAAATCCTAACAAATATTGCCAATATGAGAAAAAGGTCCTCAACGCGATCCTTTTATGGTATCGTCGTCCCGATGCAGCTCCAGGCAGGCAAAGCCGCCCACGCTGTTTTTCTGCTGATTGCAATGCTCTTTTCTACTCTTGTTTCAGCACAGACTCCACACACAATTAAAGGCAAAGTAACCGGTCCCAAAGGCGAGGCCCTGGAAGGCGTCAGCATTTCCGTGAAAGGCGCTGCCACCGGTACGGCTACTGATGCCGAAGGCAACTACAGCCTGCAGGTAGCAAACGCACAGGTGACCCTGCTGTTCAGCAGCGTAGGTTACCTGGATGCGGAAATGCCCGTTAATGGTAAGGCTACCATTGATGTGCAGCTGCAGGTAGCTGCCAGCGATATTGGGGAGGTGGTAGTAGTAGGTTATGGCTCCCAGCGTAAGAAAGACCTTACGGGTGCTGTGGCCGTAGTATCCGTTAACGAAGTGACCAAGCGGCAGGCCACCACTATTGGTGAAGCCATGCAGGGCCTGGCCAGCGGCGTAGTAGTACGTGGCGGCGGTCAGCCAGGTTCAGAAGCCCGGGTAGAGATCCGCGGTCTGAAGAACCTGACCGGCACCAGCCCGCTGTACGTGATCGACGGTATGATCACCTCTGCCAACCGCGACTTCAATCCCAATGACGTTGAATCTATTCAGATCCTGAAAGACGCCTCTGCCGCGGCTATCTATGGTTCCCGCGCGGCCAACGGGGTAGTGATCATCACTACCAAAAGAGGTAAAAAAGGCCCCATGAAAGTGGACTTCAGCGCCAAATCCAGCATCCAGGTTACACCCCGTTATAACCTGGCCGGTAAGGATGAATTTGTGGCCCTGAACTATATGGCCTATGACAATGCAGGCGTTCCCCGCCAGAACCTGAACCTGGATGTAACTACCGACTGGCAGGATGAAGCTTTCCAAACCGGTAACATGCAGGATTATAACGTCAGCTTCTCCGGCGGCAGTGACAATGGCAGCTATATGGTTTCCGCCAACTATTTTGATAACAAGGGTACGGTGATCAGCACCGGCTTTAACCGTTTGAGCCTTCGCGTAAATGCACAGGGTTCAAAAGGTATCTTCAGCTTTGGGGAGAACCTGGCGCTGAGCAATGCCCGGAACGATGAAATGTCCGGCAACCCTTATATTGATGTAGTGCGCCTCCTGCCCACTATACCTGTAAAGGATCCGGCTAACCCCGGTGGTTATGGCTATGGCAGTGAAAGCCGCGCCCGTACCTTTGGCACCAACCCTGTAGCTATTGCCGACCTGGAAGACCGCTCCAACGAGAACTTCCGCGTACGTGGTAACTTATGGGGTGAGCTGAAACTGGCTCCCTGGCTGAAATACCGGATCAACCTCGGTTATGAGACTTCCAGCGATAACTATACCTACAAACGCAAAGCGGGTAACTGGCAGCTGAACCAGGCCTTTGATCCTGCTATCTACAACGAGAACAGGGCCAGGTGGCAATCACTGCTGGTGGAAAACACCCTCTCCTTCAATAAACGGTTTGGTAAGCATAGCGTCAATGCAGTGGCAGGACAAACTTACCAGAAGGATGATTATGGCCAGATCTGGGGCACCAAGCGGAATATGCTGTTTAATACCTCCAACGGTAATTATTACTGGGAGCTTGACCAGGGTAATACGCCACAGTTAGGTGGTTATTCGCAGAAAGCAGCCATTATGTCCTACCTCGGACGGATTGAATATAACTTCGACGAAAAATACCTGTTCAATGCCGTTATCCGCCGGGATGGTTCTTCCCGCCTGGGCAGAGGACTGCAATGGGGTTCTTTCCCCTCCGTGTCAGCAGCCTGGAGGATCAGCCAGGAGGATTTCTTTGATGTAAGCTGGATCAATGACCTGAAGATCCGCGCTAACCATGGTACCCTCGGCAGCACCAGCGGTATCGGTTACTGGGATTACCTGCCTATCATCAATACCTTCTCTACTATCGCCATGGGACGGAACCAGGGAGTTTATCCTGGTGGCACACAGGTGCAGCTCGTGAACGAGAACCTCAAATGGGAAACGCTGACCCAAAGCAATTTTGGTGTTGACGCCAGCATCCTGGACAATAAAGTGACCATCACCGCAGAGTACTTTATTGCCAATACAAAAGACGTTCTGTACCAGATGCCCATCCTGATGACAACCGGCAATGACGGTGGTAACCCGCCTGTAAATGCCGCCAGTCTGAAGAACCAGGGCTTTGAGTTCTCTGTTACCTATAATGGTAAAGCAAGAGAAGTGAATTATTATGTTACTGCTAACCTGACCACCCTGAATAATAAAGTGAAGGGCCTGGGTTATGGTCGTAACGACGTGTTCACCGGCACTACCAGGACCACCATCGGTTCAGCCGCTGCCTCCTGGTTCCTGCTGCAGACAGACGGTCTGTTCCAGACACAGGACGAGATCAACAATTACAGGAATAAGGATGGCGTGATCATCCAGCCCACTGCCAAACCCGGCGATATCCGCTATGTTGACCATAACGGCGACGGACAGATCACCAATGATGATAAAGTGCTGCGTGGCAGTCCCTGGGCAGATTTTGAACTGGGCCTGAACATGGGTGCTTCCTGGAAGAACTTTGATCTGACCATGAACTGGTTCGGCTCCTTTGGATCTACCTTATACAATGGCTACTATGCCCTGGTAGATCGCTTTGACGATAACTCCAACTACCGTTCAGGTGTTAAACCCTGGACGCCTGAGAATCCCAATACCGGCACCCCCCGCGCTTTGTATGCTTCCAACCTGAACTCCAGGGGAGATACAGACCGCTGGCTGGAAGATGGCAGCTTTATGCGGTTGAAATATATCAGCCTGTCCTATAGCCTGCCCACCTCCCTGCTGAAAAGGATCGGTTTTTCCAGTGCACAGATCACCCTGTCCGGACAGAACCTGATCACTATTACCGGCTTCAACGGCCTGGATCCTGAATTCAATAACGGGAATATGTTTGAGAGAGGTTTTTACAACATGCAGTTCCCCACGCTGAAGATGTATTCTGCAGGTCTGAACTTTGGGTTCTAATGGACATCGTAAACAATTTAACAGTATCTAATTGCACTATATGAAACAGTTAATAAGGTCAGCACTCGCTATCAGCCTGCTGGCATTCATATTGCCTGCCTGCAGCAAGGATCAGCTCGAGATCGAGAATCCCAACTCCATTACGCAGGGAGAGTTCTGGAAAACAGAAAATGATGCAGAGCTGGGTATCAATGCAGCTTATGCTATGTTCTACAAACCCGGCATCTGGTCCCGCTGGATCTATTTCCGCCTGGATCTTACGTCAGATGAAGGATTCAGCAAGAGTCCCTGGATTGAACTGGCAGACTGGACCCGCTTCCAGTACGTGAACTACAATTTCTGGGAAGGCAACAGCTGGACCTGGCGCGATATCTACAAAAGTATCTATCGCTGCAACCAGGTGCTGGCCTATGTTCCGGCGATTGAATTCACGGACAATACCAAAAAAGAACGCATACTGGCCCAGGCTAAATTCCTGAGAGCCCTGAATTATTACTATGCCGCCATTCTCTGGGAAAAGATCCCCGTGGTGCTGGAGCCTTCCAAACCCGATGATCTGCCCCCGCAGAAAACACTGGCGGAAGTCTGGGCACAGGTAGAAAAAGACCTGACCGAAGCCCTGCCCGTACTGCCGGTAGAATGGGACGACAACAACGTAGGCCGTCCTACAAAAGGCGCAGTGAATGCATTCCTGGCCAGGACCTATATGCAGCAGCACAAATGGCCCGAAGCTAAGACTGCCCTGGATTATTTCTTCACAGGTGAAGGCAATGGCAAATATGGACTGGTGACCAACTACCAGGATAATTTCACCCATACCAATGAGAACAACCGGGAATCTGTATTCGAGATCCAGTTCTCTGATGCCAATATTGGCGGTGGTGATGGAGATAACCCCAACCAGAATATGGGTAGCAACCGCGCCCAGTTCTTTGCCCCCCGCGGTATTGGCTGGAGCGATGGTCAGGCCCGTTACTGGATGGTGAATGAGTTCAAGAAAGAAAAGACCCTGGACGATAAGGTTGATCCCCGGCTCCGTTATACCCTGTTCTATCCCGCACTGGAAGCTGATTTTGGCGACAAGGTCTACGGCCGCAGCTGGGAATGGAATAATGATGAAGCCTGGTTCAGGAAATACCAGCGCGATTATTACCGCAGCAATGAAGATTATTTTGCGCAGAACAACTACCGCATGGTCCGCTATGCAGACATACTCCTGATGTATGCTGAAGTACTGAATGAGCTGGATCAGAGAGCCGCCGCTGCAGATTATGTGGATGAAGTGCGGGAACGTGTAAACCTGGCGCCCCTGTCCGTAAACTACGGCGCAGCCCTGGCCAGCAAAGACGCTTTCCGCGAACGCCTGAAAATGGAAAGGGTACTGGAACTCTGTGGTGAAAGCGTACGCTGGGCCGACCTCAAACGCTGGGGCGATCTGGATACCCAGGAAAGAGTGAATGTTGTTGCGCAAAGGGATCCGGACTTCCTCAACTTTGTGGTAGGAAAGCATATCCGCCTCCCGATACCGCAGACCGAAGTACTGAACAACCCCTTCCTTGATCAGAACGATAAGTACTAATAAACAGGAATAATGAAGAAACCCGTTATGATACTGTATGCGTTGATGCTGGTGTCCATGGTGATGTGCGGCAAGGACAATAATGATGGAGGAACCACGCCACCACCCACCACGCCGGCAAAGCAACCCGTCATGCTGGCCGATCCCTTTGTGCTGAAACACGAAGGCAAATATTATCTCTATGGCACTTCCGGCTCCACCCCGGACGCAGGTATCCCGGTATACCAGTCCAGCGATGGAAAGAACTGGGAAGGCCTTGCAGGTAAGGCCGCCAACGGATTTGCCCTGGCCTTGGGACAGGCATACGGTACAGCAGGTTTCTGGGCTCCCGAGGTATTTTACAAGAACAATACCTTTTACATGTTCTACACTGCCAATGAACATATGGCGGTAGCCACCAGCAGTTCTCCTTTAGGGCCGTTCACGCAAACGGATAAGCAGCCGCTGCACGCAGAGAAAGAGATCGATCCGCATGTGTTTGTAGACTCCGATGGTAAAAGCTACCTGTATTTTGTCCGGTTCGATAATGGCAACCGTACCTACGGCGCCGAACTGAACGAAGACTGGTTGTCTGTCAAGGACAATACCATCAAAGAAGTGGTCAAACAAAGCCAGGATTGGGAGATCGTCTCCGGCGCACAGTGGCCTGTTACCGAAGCGCCGGCCCTGTTAAAGCACAATAACCTGTATTATTTGTTCTATACGGCCAATGACTTCAGAAGCCCGGCCTATAATGTGGGATATGCAACCGCTTCTTCACCTTTGGGACCTTTTACCAAATTTGAAGGCAACCCCATCATCCCCAAATCAAATAATATCCAGGGAACAGGGCATAATGCGTTTGTGATGAAGGGCGATACCCTGATGATGTACTATCATGCGCATTACAGTCCCTCGGTGGTAGGACCGCGCCGCACACTTTACAGCGCCTGTAAGTTTGTGGCCAATGGCAGCGGAGCCGATATTTTTCAGGTAAGTGAAAACAAACAGGTTCCCGTTATAGGTGTTCCATAGTAATGTGTTGCCTGCTTACCGGCCAGACCGGTGAGCAGGCAGCGCAATACCGGCAACCGCTCTAATGGGCATCGAATAGTTAACTATGAAAAAATGTAAACAATGAAATTGATCCGACTTTCCTGGCTGTTGTTGATAGCACTGGTCATGATCCAGGCAACTGCCTGTAATGATGCCGAGAATAAAGGAAATGAGCAGGCCGCCAAGGCTGATTCCGTCACTGCCCGTGGTATCTGGACAAAAGAAGAAGCCAACGCCTGGTATGCCAGACAACCCTGGTTGGTTGGTTGCAATTTTATTCCCAGCACGGCCATCAACCAGCTGGAAATGTTCCAGGCTGCTACTTTTGATACCGCCACCATCAGCAAAGAGCTGGGCTGGGCCGCCAGTATTGGCATGAATACCGTTCGCGTATACCTGCAGGACCTGTTATGGGACCAGGACGCAGCCGGTTTTTCAGAGCGCCTGAACACTTTCCTGGCTATTGCCAGCCGTTACAATATCAAACCGATCCTGGTGCTGTTTGATTCCTGCTGGGATCCTTTCCCCAAAACAGGCAAGCAGCGTGATCCCAAGCCTTTTGTACACAATTCCGGCTGGGTACAGAGCCCTGGCTATGAAGCGCTGAAGGATTCCACCCAGTACCCCCGCCTGGAAGCGTATGTAAAAGGTGTGGTGGCCAAATTTGCCAATGACGACCGGATCCTGCTATGGGATGTATGGAATGAACCGGATAATCCCAATGAGTCCGCCTATGGTAAGGTAGAGCTGCCCAATAAAGAAGAATATGTCCGTCCCCTGCTGCTGCAAACCTTTGAATGGGCCCGCTCAGTGAATCCTTCCCAGCCCCTGACCTCCGGCGTCTGGCTGGGCGACTGGTCCTCACCGGATAAATGGAAGCCCATTGAAAAGATCCAGCTGGAGCAAAGCGATGTGATCAGCTTTCACAACTATGATGATGCCGCGGAATTTGAAAAGCGCATCAAATGGCTGCAACCGCTGGGCCGTCCTCTCTTTTGCACTGAATACATGGCACGTGGCAACAACAGCTATTTTGAAGGTTCCCTGCCTGTGGCCAAAAAGTATAAAGTGGCTGCTGTGAACTGGGGCCTGGTAGATGGTAAAACCCAGACCAAGTACGCCTGGGACAGCTGGAAAAAGCAATACACCGGTGAGCCTGAACTGTGGTTCCACGAGATCTTCCATACAGATGGAAAACCTTACAGGGCCAAAGAAGTGGAGCTGATCAAAAGCCTGACCGCCACTGAAAGTGCGTCAAAATAGACCATGATTGCAGCAAGGCATTTGTTGCAAAATGGTACCTTAACCTGAAATTTTTGATAATGAAATTTTTATCAATAGCCGCTGCCACGCTCCTGTATACGGGCGTGGCAGCGCAGCAAAAGGACAATAGGGCAGCCATTACCTGGACAGATACTATTGAAGTGCGTAACGTGCCCCTGTTTGAGGACAAGGGAAAAGTTTCCGAGGCTGGCGGCACCAGCGGCAGGAGGCATGGCAACTATGGTGCGCAATATGGAAGGCTGCTGCCGCTGAAAGGCAAGACCTGGCTGGCGGGGTATACTGTCAGTCGCAACAACGGTTATGCCAAAGACCCTGCCGGCGGTCTGGAACTGGAAGTGGCGCAGAGTGATGACAATGGTAAAAGCTGGAAGCCGGTCGCCACCCTTTCTGATCCGGGCCGTGACCTGGACAATGCCCAGCTGATAGCGCTGCCGGATAAAAGTATCCTGCTGTCCTGCCGCTCGGTCCGCTGGCAGGAGTCCTACCGCATATATGTTTACCGCAGTACGGATAATGGTCGCAGCTGGACAAAGCTCAGCACCATTGATGCCAATGAAGGCCAGCCCGGAGAACTGGGCAAACCGGACAAAGGCGTGTATGAGCCGCATTTCTATATGCTGGATGATGGCCGTTTGTCCGTGATGTATGCCAGCGAAGTGCATGTAACGGAAGATCCTTCCTATAGCCAGATCATTTCGCAGAAGATATCGCCGGACTTTGGCAAAACCTGGGGACCTGAGATCTGGGTGGCCCATGAACCGGGGCATCCGGCGTCAAGGCCGGGCATGCCTGTCTGGACAAAGATGAAGAACGGAGAGTACATTGTTGTGTATGAGATCTGTGGTCCTGAAAAATGCGCTGTCTATTACAAGACCAGCCCTGATGGCACCAACTGGCCGGTAGGACTGGGTACCCCCATACCCGAACAGCTGGCAGGTCCTTATATCCTGTCCCTGGCTGATGGACGGTTGGTAGTCACTTCCAATAATAGCAATATTTCTATCAGCGAGGATTATGGTAAAACCTGGCATAC from Candidatus Pseudobacter hemicellulosilyticus encodes the following:
- a CDS encoding TonB-dependent receptor — its product is MRKRSSTRSFYGIVVPMQLQAGKAAHAVFLLIAMLFSTLVSAQTPHTIKGKVTGPKGEALEGVSISVKGAATGTATDAEGNYSLQVANAQVTLLFSSVGYLDAEMPVNGKATIDVQLQVAASDIGEVVVVGYGSQRKKDLTGAVAVVSVNEVTKRQATTIGEAMQGLASGVVVRGGGQPGSEARVEIRGLKNLTGTSPLYVIDGMITSANRDFNPNDVESIQILKDASAAAIYGSRAANGVVIITTKRGKKGPMKVDFSAKSSIQVTPRYNLAGKDEFVALNYMAYDNAGVPRQNLNLDVTTDWQDEAFQTGNMQDYNVSFSGGSDNGSYMVSANYFDNKGTVISTGFNRLSLRVNAQGSKGIFSFGENLALSNARNDEMSGNPYIDVVRLLPTIPVKDPANPGGYGYGSESRARTFGTNPVAIADLEDRSNENFRVRGNLWGELKLAPWLKYRINLGYETSSDNYTYKRKAGNWQLNQAFDPAIYNENRARWQSLLVENTLSFNKRFGKHSVNAVAGQTYQKDDYGQIWGTKRNMLFNTSNGNYYWELDQGNTPQLGGYSQKAAIMSYLGRIEYNFDEKYLFNAVIRRDGSSRLGRGLQWGSFPSVSAAWRISQEDFFDVSWINDLKIRANHGTLGSTSGIGYWDYLPIINTFSTIAMGRNQGVYPGGTQVQLVNENLKWETLTQSNFGVDASILDNKVTITAEYFIANTKDVLYQMPILMTTGNDGGNPPVNAASLKNQGFEFSVTYNGKAREVNYYVTANLTTLNNKVKGLGYGRNDVFTGTTRTTIGSAAASWFLLQTDGLFQTQDEINNYRNKDGVIIQPTAKPGDIRYVDHNGDGQITNDDKVLRGSPWADFELGLNMGASWKNFDLTMNWFGSFGSTLYNGYYALVDRFDDNSNYRSGVKPWTPENPNTGTPRALYASNLNSRGDTDRWLEDGSFMRLKYISLSYSLPTSLLKRIGFSSAQITLSGQNLITITGFNGLDPEFNNGNMFERGFYNMQFPTLKMYSAGLNFGF
- a CDS encoding RagB/SusD family nutrient uptake outer membrane protein; the encoded protein is MKQLIRSALAISLLAFILPACSKDQLEIENPNSITQGEFWKTENDAELGINAAYAMFYKPGIWSRWIYFRLDLTSDEGFSKSPWIELADWTRFQYVNYNFWEGNSWTWRDIYKSIYRCNQVLAYVPAIEFTDNTKKERILAQAKFLRALNYYYAAILWEKIPVVLEPSKPDDLPPQKTLAEVWAQVEKDLTEALPVLPVEWDDNNVGRPTKGAVNAFLARTYMQQHKWPEAKTALDYFFTGEGNGKYGLVTNYQDNFTHTNENNRESVFEIQFSDANIGGGDGDNPNQNMGSNRAQFFAPRGIGWSDGQARYWMVNEFKKEKTLDDKVDPRLRYTLFYPALEADFGDKVYGRSWEWNNDEAWFRKYQRDYYRSNEDYFAQNNYRMVRYADILLMYAEVLNELDQRAAAADYVDEVRERVNLAPLSVNYGAALASKDAFRERLKMERVLELCGESVRWADLKRWGDLDTQERVNVVAQRDPDFLNFVVGKHIRLPIPQTEVLNNPFLDQNDKY
- a CDS encoding glycoside hydrolase family 43 protein, whose product is MKKPVMILYALMLVSMVMCGKDNNDGGTTPPPTTPAKQPVMLADPFVLKHEGKYYLYGTSGSTPDAGIPVYQSSDGKNWEGLAGKAANGFALALGQAYGTAGFWAPEVFYKNNTFYMFYTANEHMAVATSSSPLGPFTQTDKQPLHAEKEIDPHVFVDSDGKSYLYFVRFDNGNRTYGAELNEDWLSVKDNTIKEVVKQSQDWEIVSGAQWPVTEAPALLKHNNLYYLFYTANDFRSPAYNVGYATASSPLGPFTKFEGNPIIPKSNNIQGTGHNAFVMKGDTLMMYYHAHYSPSVVGPRRTLYSACKFVANGSGADIFQVSENKQVPVIGVP
- a CDS encoding cellulase family glycosylhydrolase, which encodes MKLIRLSWLLLIALVMIQATACNDAENKGNEQAAKADSVTARGIWTKEEANAWYARQPWLVGCNFIPSTAINQLEMFQAATFDTATISKELGWAASIGMNTVRVYLQDLLWDQDAAGFSERLNTFLAIASRYNIKPILVLFDSCWDPFPKTGKQRDPKPFVHNSGWVQSPGYEALKDSTQYPRLEAYVKGVVAKFANDDRILLWDVWNEPDNPNESAYGKVELPNKEEYVRPLLLQTFEWARSVNPSQPLTSGVWLGDWSSPDKWKPIEKIQLEQSDVISFHNYDDAAEFEKRIKWLQPLGRPLFCTEYMARGNNSYFEGSLPVAKKYKVAAVNWGLVDGKTQTKYAWDSWKKQYTGEPELWFHEIFHTDGKPYRAKEVELIKSLTATESASK
- a CDS encoding sialidase family protein, coding for MKFLSIAAATLLYTGVAAQQKDNRAAITWTDTIEVRNVPLFEDKGKVSEAGGTSGRRHGNYGAQYGRLLPLKGKTWLAGYTVSRNNGYAKDPAGGLELEVAQSDDNGKSWKPVATLSDPGRDLDNAQLIALPDKSILLSCRSVRWQESYRIYVYRSTDNGRSWTKLSTIDANEGQPGELGKPDKGVYEPHFYMLDDGRLSVMYASEVHVTEDPSYSQIISQKISPDFGKTWGPEIWVAHEPGHPASRPGMPVWTKMKNGEYIVVYEICGPEKCAVYYKTSPDGTNWPVGLGTPIPEQLAGPYILSLADGRLVVTSNNSNISISEDYGKTWHTTNTAWDKTLWPSVYENNKKEILVVNSAARKEGGHAIKIRKGKISK